TGCGGCCTCTCAGCGGTTGCACAACCTTTTATTCAGCTAATGTGAATTTTTAAGATGCAGGTCCAGTTGGTCTCCCTCGGTTCGGTCCAGATCGGCCCGTCCTCGTGGCGCGATGCGACGCTCCGGTCCATGCAGCGTGCACAGCGCCTGGTCCGGCAGACTTGGACCGGACGGCTTCGGAGCGCCGGTTTTACCCAGAAGGTCCCATCAGACAGCTCAGCAGAACCCTGCGGAGATGAGATCAGACAGAAGGGACGTGGACAGACACATGTCTCCGTCTGCAGGAACAGGAGGTCAAGACCCCGAACTACAGGAGGGACGGTGAGAGACAGACCCCTGGGTCCGAACCCAGCAGGGCTGAAGGAGAACTGATCCGATCCGACATGATTATCAGGGTTTAAACCAAGATTCCCGACTGTCTCTAAGCAACCTTagaagacagaaataaatattaagAATAATATGCATCATATTTCTGGGAGACTCTATAACCAGTTGTTACCTGGTGGAAGGTGAGGCTGAACCATGCTGGGTTTCTTGTTTGTTGGGTTTTAGCTGAATACTCGGTGCCAAACCCGTTCAGATAATTACTGATaacatttgaaacaaaataccaatgtaaaaaaaacatgttgggtCTGAGATCTCCGCCAAGGGCGAATCCACAATGGAGCCTTTAGGTGGCGCTGTGAAAACAAACGTCATGTCCACAGCTGGATAGACAGTGGACGTTTCAGCAGCATTTAGGATGAAACAGATGAGATAGACCATCCGGGCCATTCTCAGTGAGAGGTGTACAAACCAGCACCTGAGATGGTATCCATCAGTGTCCAAGGCTGACCTGCAGACGTCTGAAGGTCCAGTTCCAGATCTCGTTCAGCGCTGCACATCTGGAGACTAAAAGTTCCCATTCTTTTTTAGCAAAACAGCTCAAATTaagtcagattgaatggaggACATCTggaaacatcagttttcaagtcttgccaaatACTCTTAGTTGGATTtagatttggactttgactagaccattctaacacatgaatatgctttgatccaaactcttccattgtatctctggctgtattgtagtcatcctgctggaaggtgaaactctaccccagtctcaggtcttctggagCATCTAatgggttttcttccagaattgtcctggatttagctccatccattttcccaccAACTCTGAGAAACGactccccacaacatgatgctgccaccatgtttcaccatgggtgAGACATGGTGACAGTGTTAGTTGACCTCCACACAGAGTATTTGCATGTGTGTCAACAGGTCTGAgctgagcaccttcttccacatgcttgctgATTCTCTGACATGGTTTGAGGCAAACAGGATTCCTttcagctttctttcaacaattgctttttttttctcaccacTCCGCCataaaagtcagatttgtggagcgtacgactaatagttgtctttTCCACCGATTCTTCACCTGGTGTGGACCtgttcagctcctccagagtaaccatgggTCTCTCGGCTGCTTCTCTTGCCCAGCAAAAAGAGCAAGCAAACTCCTTGGAGAAAGACCGGGATTCACAACCAGGACCCCAACTGGGCCACCTGGGCCATTCTTAAAATCTCATCAGTAACATTCAGGATTTTAATCCCTGAAGTACTTTCAGGTCAAAAGTATTCTTCTAAAGCCTCACTGATTATAATACATCCAGATCTGTATTATTCTGGACATCAACACTGCAGCCACAAATTGATTTTGACTGTCAGTATTGGAGAGGTGGAggaatgctctccttgcccaacaAAAAGAGCATTTGCAGGTTAGGTGGAGGtctatgtcttggtaggtctgcaggtggtccatcctctctcaaTGTTCAGATGATGCATTGAATAGAgatctgggagatgttcaaagcttgggatattgttgtagACCCTATCcctgctttgaacatctccacaactttctctctgacctgtctgctgagttccttggtcttcatgatgctggttgttatTATTCCCTTTTAATAACTCTCTATAAGTCCATAAATATCAGCACCACCCTCCAACTAAAGTTGAGCTAACTAAATATTCGGTCGATTCTTTCCTTGATTCTTGTGGTTCTTCACAGTCTGTGAAGATCTCTGACCTCCATCTATGCATTTTATCCTTCTTCTCGCTTCCTCCCTGGCTCCCAGAGGATGCCTGTGGCTCCATTCCCACCATCCAGCCTGCGAGAACAGTGTGCTGCAGAAAGCGTGGCTGTGGTTGGGGAGTACATGCGCAGGGTCCGGGAGGTGGAGGCCCAGCTCCGCAGGCAGGCGGGGAACGTTGTCGAAGAGCAGACCAAGCTGGAGAGGGAGCAGGTTCACCTGGAGAAGACCTTGCGCAGCATCAGGACCAACCTGAGCATCAACAGCAGGAGCTCAGAGAGCCGGAGCAGAAGACCAGCCACCGCTGTGATGGTGAGGATATGAAACATATCAAATCATATCTCCGTCACCTCCTTCCAGAAATAAAGCACTGCCTGCAGGAGTAACTGTGTGTGACTAGAGGCAGAGATGATTTCCTTCTGCTGCAGGAGAGAGATGGTGCTGATCGCCTTTTAGAGCTGGAGAAAGGAGAGCTGATGGAGCTGAAACGAGATCTGGAAGCAGCACTGAAGGATACACTGAAGCATCTACAGGTGATGTACAGCTTACATCAACTTCaaatattctttaaaatgtagATTATAATATATTAAGGATATCATTTTCTAAATTCTGACAGATTATTCCAAagtctgcatttttctttcaacGACACTGTCCAGGTTCTGGGTGAAAGCAGCAGGAAGCTACTCCACTGTGCCAGTGAAAGAATGCGAGTCCTAGATCTGGTTCCTCACAGGTGCTCTGCAGAACCCAATGTCTCCACAGCCTTCAGCAAACCAGAACCATTCAGCTACTTCACTCCAGGTAAGAACAACTAGTTCGTCTGGAGAAGGACttcctttaaaaacacaataaggGGCGTAATTTGACATGCATCACGGAGCGACTCTGTGAGACCTGTGAGCTGCTGTAATTTACAACATTAGTTTTAACGCCTTAATTAAAAGAAATCGGGACGTAGGAAAACTAAAGTCACTGAACTAAAGCCTTATATTTACTTTCACATTAATTATATATGTTTATGGAATCAAAGataaatttattatttaagCCTCATTTAATCACGTAACCGCTCTTGAACTGAAGGGAGCAACACAAGCTTTCAGGCTTTCTACGGTTTCCTCTCCCAGAACCTAATCTGGTTCTGCTATGGAGAATACCGAGCCATGAATAGTTGCAGGTGTGAAAGACAGGCCACTCCAGCAACTGTACCATACTCTTCCTCACTCAAGCCCTTGgacagtgtttttttgtttgtttttttgcggcactagtggcctttattttttcatttttcgatagacaggaaagagggcaaagagagggggagacatttggcaaaggtcgacgggtccgggactcaaacccgggacagccgcatcgaggactatagcctctgcacatggtcgcgtgcttaaccccttacaccaccagcgccgcgccCCGGACAgtggttttttattgtcttggtGGAAAATGCATTTGATGTTGCAGATGTTGCTCTAaaatctctgctggaccttTCTGCATTAAAGCTGCCATGACAGAAGAGGAAGTGAAACAAGCCCATACCATGATACAACCTCATGCCCTCTCAGGTCCTAGCTGCAGGGACAACTGTTTCCTTTTCCTATACCTCAGTTTCTTCCAACAAACACCTGGAGCATTGGTCCATCTGACCACATTGCTCCTCTGTGATGGTCCATCCCAGATGCCTCTGGCCCAACAGAATCTGACTGTGTCTAAATAAGGTTATACTCGGGCTTCTTTTCTGTACAGTAACGTTTGTGAATGTAACTCTGTACAGTACTGCTGGACCACGGTTTCTCAAAGTAATACCTGGTCCATGAGGTTCTGTCAGCTGTTGGTGAACAGTGGCTCTTAATGAAGAACCGGCTTCAGATTGGAGATTAGCTGTTTGCTGCTATTGGTCCAGTTTACTTGAATGCATTCATGAAATTCTGCTCTGCAGAGGGAGAAACTTAGTTCAGTTATTGTCAAACTTTGAAGTCCTCTGAGCATCTTTATTCTCAGAGACTCGTGTTCCAGAGACCGGAGGTATCTAAACAGTTTAAATACAAGAAAACGTTGCTGTTAGAGATTTAAAATCCCATCAGATTCCAGTCTTTATTAAGTCGTATATGTGCAGCAATGCAAGCAGCTGTAGAGACAGCTTCTATACACTAATGTTTTGATTTGAGCGgtgtttcatttcatttcattgtcagtcagtcattttctataccgcttcttccatagtgggtcggggtgaagctggtgcctatctccagcagtccatggGCGGAAGGCGGGGTCCACCTTGgacagtccattgcagggcaacacacaaacaaccatgcacacacacacacaagaaccaagccagagtacccggtgagacaCCAAGCATGCAAagagagaacatacaaactccatgcagaaagacccccagacaggaatcaaaccctggaccttcttactgcaaggctgCAAGCAACTGCACCACCGTACAGCCCTCATTTCATCGTGCTGCCGGTAAAAATTTGCACCATAGTGGATGTGTCACAAATATCTGGGGGTAATTTACTGGACCTATCTCGTTTCAATGCTGATCTGATGATGGTTCATTGTTCATCTTCAGTACCGAGGCCCACAGACATTTTCAGATGTCATTTTTTAAGACCTTTTGCCTTAACCAAACCACCTGATTATTTCAGatcatactttttaaaatgtccctGGAGTCTCAACACGTCTGGAGCCACTAACTCTGAACAATGTTCCAGAATTCCTGCTTTAAACAAAGCTCTAAGCTGGGTTCTCTTTCTGTGTCAGGACCGGTACCACTAGCTGAGAGCTCTCTGTTCTCCTTTCTTTCTGCAGAATGCAAACAGGTTTTAGAGTCTTCTTCTCTGGCGGTTAGTCGGTCTCAGTTGCTGAGGGAAAATATAAGAAGCTTGCTGACCGGCGCCATCACCAGGCAGAACGCTGCCCATCGAAGTGTCAACGATGGTTTGGTGAAGAAGATCGCCGAAACAATAAGTCTGCAGGTAGAAAACAAACCTTCAAagaaaatccatccatctatcatttgaaataaattaataggcGAGGGTTTATATTTGCAGGTTAAAATGGTCTAAAAGGAAATTTGAGTCAACAAGTtaataattttgaaattaaatcTTTGAAGGAACATTGATCAGaggaataaaactgaagaaatcttaTTGTGTGTTGTAGCAAAGCCTGACTGTGATGTCTGCAGTCACCAGACAGGCCATGTTTCGCAAGCAGAGGGAAGTAAAGTTCATTCGTCACAGCCATGACAGAGCTCAGGTGAGAGTCAGGCACCTGTAGGTAACTTTCAGAGACAGTTTGGAGGACACTCTCATGCTTAATGACCTATGAACAGGGCCCTGAATGCAGCAGTGACGTCCTGTCCCGAGAGAAGCTGGACAGGCCCCTAGTGAAGGTCTACCAGAGACACCCAGGGACTCAGCTACCTGAAGCTTCATGCCTCCTTCAGGTAGATTATGGATTTGAATGAATGGGAATCTAAGAGACAACAAGAACTGGTAGGACCTCATGTTTGAGCTGCATTGATTAAACTAAAACCAACCAAAATTTGAATATGTTAGGACTtgcgagatagaggaccccagaatgcagactagaaggcagcatgtcggtaagtaaaaaaaagatttaattaacaaatatTCACTCTCAgtaagaggcaggaacaaaataacaaacagcCAGGCAAGATAGGCAAGGCATGATCCGAACAAACAAGGCGTGATTAGGAAATGActccgcgatgactaactgaacaggtgtgtatatatggagagaaaaccaggtggagcaaggagacagattagcttagtgcaggtgaaccgaataaacttaattgacagacagaacagaatgtggctggagcaagaacagagactcatgaatacaaacaaaaactaaagcatgaccagaactaAAAACCAAACCCgacaaaacataaacaagattaaaacatgaccagaaaaataataaacagaagcatgattcaaaaactgagagaaatataagaaaaacccagaaaccaaaaaccaaacaaccccaaatcataacagaataAGCCTCTTAACTCTCTGATTTGGGGTATTAATTatggaaataatttttcaaaatgtgaagATCAAACTCATCCTTCTTTAGCTGCAGTTTTGTTAGACAATTAGGTCTTTTAAGGCACACCATGTATATTTAAAGTCCAGATTTACATATTGTTGCAGCTGTTCACACCTTTTTAAACAACTTTCAGTGGTTTAACTCTCAGCCACCATCTTATTGCTGTCTGAGATTCTCACAAACCAGACCAGGATGAAACCTGTTTCCTGTGTTCTCAGGCCAGCGTGGCGATGAAGAGACGTCTGCAGGCCTCTGAAGGGGAACTGGTGAGGTTGCAGCGCTCAGGGCTGCAGCTGCTGAAGGACCTGCGAGGAAAGACTGCATCAGCTCAGGTGGATGCATCAGTGGTTCGAATGAGGAGGGAGCAGGTCGACAAGAGAGCCGTTCCTGCGTTTCTCCAGTGGGGGGCGTGTTGAAGCTGACTAGGTTGGAATATCTGTTGAAGCTGGAGATCAGCAGGACTTGATGATTGAAAAGAAACAGGAAGCAGAAATTTCCTGAAGCATCAGATTAAAACTGTAGAAAACAAGcagatttaaattatttcaattaaagctgcaaaagCCTGAAGCACCATAATAGTATTTAGctattttcaaattattattttgtttttgatactttttatggttttcttccCACAAACGTGGattaaaaaatgcaaattttcATCAGACAAAATACAAAGCTGATCAGAAGTGTGACTTTTGTAAGTGATATGTGGCACACTGTTAATAACTTTTACAAAATACTTCAAAACATTCCCCATATAATAAGGTTCTGGCCAAAGAAAGCCCAGCATGTTTGGACCTCCATATCTCAGCCATCCTTTCCCTATCAGAACCATCATTCAAAGTTTAAACTGGTCACAGAAAGTTGGACTTGGGAATTGGAAAATATTCGGAGGATTTCTTTCAGAACTTTCTTAGATGTGTGTTTGTCCTGTAAGCATCTTTTTCTGCTCCTGCTCTTTTAGGATTGATTGTAGATTTAGgttttctgaaataaattgttGGATGTTTTCATCTTGATGCAATCTAATTTAGGATTGGACCTGAACATTGAAcagaaacaatattttatgttatttgttttGATGTGGAATCTGAAGCCTCAAACTACCTTTTTGTGaacaaaaaattgaaaatgaTATTCAATCAATGAGGAGTCTGTTTGAGGCTCCAGCTGAATGTCCAAGTCATGAGACTGCAGGTCACTTGACTGTCCTACAAAACTCAACGTCTTTCATTAAGAGATGAGTCCTGATTCAATAAACCAGCCGTGTTATAAGGCTCCCTGCTTACAGGCTACTGAGACACACAGAGATCAACAAACATAACCAGCTACATATAGAGATGTCTCAGCTGCACCGCTCAAACCACGACACTAATTAAATTATAAGTACATGGGTGTGGAGCTTCTTTAAAGTCTTCAACAGAACATCAGGAGGGATGAGATGAGATTAACCTTCATAACCCTGGAGCTGTGGTGGACGAACACATCTGGATCGGGCTGACCTGACAACAGATTTTAATGCTGCTGGTTCAGGGCATTCAGGATGCAAACACCTTTTAGCAAACACAGAGATGTGTTGTGAGGAGCTGCAGGACCTGGGCTGCAGGAACCGAACTGCAGGACCTGGGCTGCAGGAACCGAACTGTAGGACCTGGGCTGCAGGACCTGGGCTGCAGGAACCGAACTGCAGGACCTGGGCTGCAGGAACCGAACTGTAGGACCTGGGCTGCAGGAACCGAACTGCAGGACCTGGGCTGCAGGAACCGAACTGCAGGAACCGAACTGCAGGACCTGGGCTGCAGGAACCGAACTGTAGGACCTGGGCTGCAGGAACCGAACTGTAGGACCTGGGCTGCAGGAACCGAACTGTAGGACCTGGGCTGCAGGAAGggttttattttcctctctgtGATACAGAAACGATCAGTGATGTCCAAACTTCTCTGCCTTCTGCTTCTTCTGTGCTCGCCTCCAGCTGTAGGTAAGAAGGCACTATAACTGTATTGTTTGTGTACACACTCATTCAGTAAATCTTCTAATATAATGCATGAAATATAATCAGTCAGCTGGGGACAGTTGTTATTAAACTACTTGTTTAAATCACTTCTCTttgattcttatttttttcctccgttttctttttcaataTGGGATTAAGTGGATGTAAAACAGGAATTTAATCTTATGGTTCCCACATTCCCACAGGATGGAGCAACATTAAACAGAAGGTTTATCATCTAAAGTGAGGTTGTGCAGAGCAGTTCTGAGCAGTCAGCAGAGAGGGAAACACTCAGGAAGTTGAGCTGAACAATGTTTTTGGCTAAACACATGTACCAAAAATATTTAACCTTTCTTCGTCATGAAAAATTGAGACTTGGATGCAGGAATGAGGAGTTAATTGCCTCAGCTGTGTTTCAGCTGCAGCTTGAAAAACTGGTATAGTCTGATCATTCTTGTCCTCGGAGACCTGAAGCTTAATATTAGCATTAAAAGCTTGAATAACGTCTGCTGCACGTATTAGCTTTGTCTCAATCTGGAGctcaggaaaaatatttttaccttCTCACTTAGTAatgcaaaattaaacaaatctgaTTTCTTTCTCCTGCCAGCTagccaaattaaaacaaaatttccCTCACTTTTCAATCTGTAAATCCATcatcatacagtgccttgctccCTTGAATTTTTCAACCTCTTgctacatttcaggcttcaaacataaagatataaaattcaaattttttgtgaagaatcaacaacaagtgggacacaatcgtgaagtggaatgaaatttattggatgtgtcaaacttttttaacaaataaaaaactgaaaagtggggcgtgtgaTATTATTcgacccctttactttcagtgcagcaaactcactccagaagttcagtgaggatctctgaatgatccaatgttgtcctaaatgactgatgatgataaatagaatctacctgtgtgtaatcaagtctccgtataaatgcacctgctctgtgatagtctcagggttctgttcaaagtgcagagagcatcatgaagaccaaggaacacaccaggcaggttcaagatactgttgtggagaagtttaaagctggatttggatacaaaaagatttcccaagctttaaacatcccgaggagcactgtgcaagcaatcatattgaaatggaaggagtatcagaccacagcaaatctaccaagacccggccgtccctctaaactttcatctcaaacaaggagaagactgatcagagatgcagccaagaggcccatgatcactctggatgaactgcagagatctacagctgaggtgggagagtctgtccataggacaacaatcagtcgtacactgcacaaatctggcctttatggaagagtggcaagaagaaagccatttctcaaagatatccataaaaagtcttgtttaaagtttgccacgagccacctgggagacacaccaaacatgtggaagaaggtgctctggtcagaagaaaccaaaatcaaactgtttggccacaatggaaaatgatatgtttggcgtaaaagcaacacatctcatcaccctgaacacaccatccccactgtc
This genomic stretch from Girardinichthys multiradiatus isolate DD_20200921_A chromosome 3, DD_fGirMul_XY1, whole genome shotgun sequence harbors:
- the ccdc105 gene encoding coiled-coil domain-containing protein 105 isoform X2, which encodes MQVQLVSLGSVQIGPSSWRDATLRSMQRAQRLVRQTWTGRLRSAGFTQKVPSDSSAEPCGDEIRQKGRGQTHVSVCRNRRSRPRTTGGTRMPVAPFPPSSLREQCAAESVAVVGEYMRRVREVEAQLRRQAGNVVEEQTKLEREQVHLEKTLRSIRTNLSINSRSSESRSRRPATAVMERDGADRLLELEKGELMELKRDLEAALKDTLKHLQVLGESSRKLLHCASERMRVLDLVPHRCSAEPNVSTAFSKPEPFSYFTPECKQVLESSSLAVSRSQLLRENIRSLLTGAITRQNAAHRSVNDGLVKKIAETISLQQSLTVMSAVTRQAMFRKQREVKFIRHSHDRAQGPECSSDVLSREKLDRPLVKVYQRHPGTQLPEASCLLQDLRDRGPQNAD
- the ccdc105 gene encoding coiled-coil domain-containing protein 105 isoform X1, which codes for MQVQLVSLGSVQIGPSSWRDATLRSMQRAQRLVRQTWTGRLRSAGFTQKVPSDSSAEPCGDEIRQKGRGQTHVSVCRNRRSRPRTTGGTRMPVAPFPPSSLREQCAAESVAVVGEYMRRVREVEAQLRRQAGNVVEEQTKLEREQVHLEKTLRSIRTNLSINSRSSESRSRRPATAVMERDGADRLLELEKGELMELKRDLEAALKDTLKHLQVLGESSRKLLHCASERMRVLDLVPHRCSAEPNVSTAFSKPEPFSYFTPECKQVLESSSLAVSRSQLLRENIRSLLTGAITRQNAAHRSVNDGLVKKIAETISLQQSLTVMSAVTRQAMFRKQREVKFIRHSHDRAQGPECSSDVLSREKLDRPLVKVYQRHPGTQLPEASCLLQASVAMKRRLQASEGELVRLQRSGLQLLKDLRGKTASAQVDASVVRMRREQVDKRAVPAFLQWGAC